Proteins from one Rosa chinensis cultivar Old Blush chromosome 7, RchiOBHm-V2, whole genome shotgun sequence genomic window:
- the LOC112178783 gene encoding probable magnesium transporter NIPA4 has product MATQVQSPMSWRDSYRGMSSDNIKGLVLALSSSLFIGASFIVKKKGLKKAGASGIRAGVGGYSYLYEPLWWVGMITMIVGEVANFAAYAFAPAILVTPLGALSIIISAVLAHIILREKLHIFGILGCALCVVGSTTIVLHAPQEREIESVTEVWALAMEPGFLFYAALVITAVFILIFHFIPQYGQTHIMVYIGVCSLVGSLSVMSVKALGIALKLTLSGMNQLVYPQTWVFTLVVITCVLTQMNYLNKALDTFNTAVVSPIYYVMFTSLTILASVIMFKDWDRQSPTQVITEMCGFVTILGGTFLLHRTKDMTDGLTTSMSSLRLSKHAEEDGMDGAEGIPLRRQDSSRS; this is encoded by the exons ATGGCGACTCAGGTTCAGAGCCCGATGAGCTGGAGAGACTCGTACAGAGGCATGTCCTCTGACAACATTAAGGGTTTGGTTCTTGCTTTGTCTTCAAGCTTGTTCATTGGTGCTAGTTTCATAGTCAAGAAGAAGGGCTTGAAGAAGGCTGGGGCTTCTGGCATCCGAGCAG GAGTGGGAGGATATTCATACCTATATGAGCCACTTTGGTGGGTGGGCATGATAACAA TGATTGTGGGAGAAGTTGCTAATTTTGCGGCTTATGCATTTGCGCCAGCTATACTAGTAACTCCTCTTGGCGCTCTCAGCATAATTATCAG TGCTGTGCTTGCACATATTATTTTAAGGGAGAAGCTGCATATCTTTGGGATTCTTGGTTGTGCTTTATGTGTTGTTGGTTCTACAACAATTGTTTTACATGCTCCTCAAGAACGTGAGATTGAATCTGTAACAGAAGTTTGGGCTCTTGCCATGGAACCAG gtttTCTATTTTATGCAGCTCTTGTCATAACTGCTGTTTTTATACTTATATTCCACTTCATCCCGCAATATGGCCAGACACACATAATGGTTTACATTGGAGTTTGTTCGCTTGTAGGTTCCTTGTCG GTCATGAGTGTTAAAGCACTTGGAATTGCTCTGAAGTTGACATTATCCGGAATGAATCAACTTGTCTATCCCCAAACTTGGGTCTTCACTTTAGTTGTAATTACTTGTGTGCTCACCCAAATGAATTACTTGAACAAG GCACTTGATACATTCAACACAGCCGTGGTATCTCCTATATACTATGTTATGTTCACATCACTAACTATTCTGGCTAGCGTGATCATGTTTAAG GATTGGGACAGACAGAGTCCAACACAAGTTATCACAGAAATGTGTGGCTTTGTGACTATACTTGGAGGAACTTTTCTTCTTCACAGAACAAAGGATATGACTGACG GTTTGACAACATCAATGTCCTCATTGCGACTATCTAAGCATGCAGAGGAGGATGGAATGGATGGTGCTGAAGGCATCCCACTCAGGCGGCAGGATAGCTCAAGATCATGA